A genome region from Musa acuminata AAA Group cultivar baxijiao chromosome BXJ3-5, Cavendish_Baxijiao_AAA, whole genome shotgun sequence includes the following:
- the LOC103986412 gene encoding zinc finger AN1 domain-containing stress-associated protein 15, translated as MAGESCNLDKDEAEILKPSSSSSSSSSSSSSSSPSPSPPPAPPSPPSLCLKPPQELPVPEMPENSGNPAAADSGAALSFEMKISKQAPPLRYINRCSTCRKRVGLTGFRCRCGDLFCASHRYSDTHDCSFDYKAAGREQIAKANPLIRAAKIIKI; from the coding sequence ATGGCAGGGGAAAGCTGCAACCTTGACAAAGATGAAGCTGAGATCCTCAAACCCTCgtcctcctcgtcttcttcttcttcttcttcttcttcctcttctccgtcTCCCTCTCCTCCGCCCGCACCACCGTCCCCACCTTCTCTTTGCCTGAAGCCTCCCCAGGAGCTCCCAGTTCCCGAGATGCCTGAGAATTCAGGAAATCCAGCGGCGGCCGATTCCGGCGCCGCTCTCTCTTTCGAGATGAAGATTAGCAAGCAGGCCCCTCCCCTTCGCTACATCAACCGGTGCTCGACTTGCCGGAAAAGGGTGGGGCTCACCGGCTTCCGGTGCCGGTGCGGGGATCTCTTCTGCGCTAGCCACCGGTACTCCGACACCCACGACTGCTCCTTTGATTACAAAGCTGCTGGAAGAGAGCAGATTGCGAAGGCCAACCCCCTCATAAGAGCTGCTAAGATCATTAAGATTTGA
- the LOC103986411 gene encoding AP2-like ethylene-responsive transcription factor AIL1 — MASMNHHWLAFSLSPQELPSSQSHQHHPGDDVSTDCFGLYASFGLVDALNRPHHQTQDWNSKSLDFDGGASELSMLVGSNGSRNNAVEEEPKLEDFLGDACGSRGMYMFSDTSSVTSSARDGALMGNPIGVSTMKTWLRSQPTPHQQANNSSSDTAGATTGQASVVLSMSMSTGSQSGSALPLLVTEVSCGGESSSSDNKQKAIGGSLDSQTGAITAAPRRSVDTFGQRSSIYRGVTRHRWTGRYEAHLWDNSCRREGQARKGRQVYLGGYDREEKAARAYDLAALKYWGPTTTTNFPINNYEKELEEMQHMTRQEFIASIRRKSSGFSRGASIYRGVTRHHQHGRWQARIGRVAGNKDLYLGTFSTQEEAAEAYDVAAIRFRGLSAVTNFDMSRYDVKSILESNTVCGTGKRLRDVASEHAERAGRRTIAFHRPQPLELSGLPCKQEEDAVVAAAHGLGGLHQLHLGTDTHSFFQPNSALHHLASVDSSWLEHSTGSNSVTYNGVMAGSSGSYQGSEKTFYLSQQSPSGSATWTPASAQAMAWRSNCMAAAAGHGTPLFTVWDDA, encoded by the exons ATGGCTTCCATGAATCACCACTGGTTAGCCTTCTCACTCTCCCCGCAGGAGCTCCCTTCCTCACAGTCTCATCAGCACCACCCGGGCGATGATGTCTCCACTGACTGCTTTGGCCTCTATGCCTCGTTTGGATTAGTGGATGCCCTCAATAGACCCCATCATCAAACCCAAG ATTGGAACTCGAAGAGTTTGGACTTCGATGGAGGCGCCTCAGAGCTGTCCATGCTGGTTGGATCGAACGGTAGCAGAAACAATGCGGTGGAAGAAGAGCCCAAGCTCGAAGACTTCCTTGGCGATGCATGTGGGAGCCGTGGCATGTACATGTTCTCCGACACTTCATCTGTGACATCGAGCGCTCGCGATGGAGCCCTGATGGGCAACCCTATCGGAGTGTCGACGATGAAGACATGGTTAAGGAGCCAACCCACCCCGCACCAGCAGGCCAATAACAGCAGCAGTGACACGGCCGGGGCAACTACTGGCCAAGCCAGTGTTGTTCTGTCGATGAGCATGAGCACAGGCTCACAGTCGGGCTCCGCGTTGCCTCTACTGGTGACTGAGGTGAGCTGCGGAGGTGAGAGTTCCTCCTCAGACAACAAGCAGAAAGCCATCGGAGGCAGCCTCGACTCCCAAACTGGTGCAATAACAGCAGCTCCTCGGAGATCTGTCGACACATTTGGGCAGAGATCTTCCATCTACCGCGGTGTGACGAG GCATAGATGGACAGGTCGATATGAGGCTCATCTATGGGATAATAGCTGCCGAAGAGAAGGACAGGCACGCAAGGGTAGACAAG TCTATTTAG GGGGCTATGACAGAGAAGAAAAGGCTGCAAGGGCTTATGATTTGGCTGCTCTCAAGTATTGGGGTCCAACCACTACAACAAATTTCCCT ATAAACAACTATGAGAAAGAGTTGGAGGAGATGCAACACATGACAAGGCAGGAATTTATTGCATCTATTAGGAG AAAGAGCAGTGGATTCTCTAGAGGAGCCTCTATCTATCGTGGAGTAACCAG ACATCATCAGCATGGGAGATGGCAAGCAAGGATAGGAAGAGTAGCAGGGAACAAAGACCTCTATTTGGGAACCTTCA GCACCCAAGAAGAGGCAGCGGAGGCGTACGACGTCGCTGCCATAAGATTCCGGGGACTGAGCGCGGTCACGAACTTCGACATGAGCCGCTACGACGTGAAGAGCATCCTCGAGAGCAACACCGTCTGCGGCACAGGCAAGCGGCTGAGGGATGTGGCGTCCGAGCATGCCGAGCGTGCCGGGCGGCGGACTATCGCCTTCCATCGACCGCAACCTCTGGAGCTGAGCGGCCTCCCGTGCAAGCAGGAGGAAGACGCCGTCGTGGCCGCCGCTCATGGCCTTGGTGGCCTCCACCAACTCCATCTGGGGACCGACACCCACAGCTTCTTCCAGCCAAACTCGGCGCTTCACCACCTTGCGAGCGTCGACTCTTCGTGGCTCGAACACAGCACTGGGTCGAACTCGGTCACGTACAATGGCGTCATGGCTGGAAGCAGTGGGAGCTATCAGGGTAGTGAGAAGACTTTCTATCTCTCTCAGCAGTCGCCTTCTGGTAGCGCCACTTGGACGCCAGCATCAGCTCAAGCTATGGCATGGAGGTCCAACTGCATGGCTGCGGCTGCTGGCCATGGAACTCCTCTGTTTACAGTATGGGATGATGCTTAG